A window of Nicotiana tabacum cultivar K326 chromosome 24, ASM71507v2, whole genome shotgun sequence contains these coding sequences:
- the LOC107811364 gene encoding protein ENHANCED DOWNY MILDEW 2 isoform X1, with amino-acid sequence MASSDEEGEIVPNCITNYHFVGCNGEPVSFSILPLQWGEEDDDDVIGGAVSNNAEIFLRGTADDGLQHIYKKVLAWRFELSYALPEIQVLSKDKIWIKLLKPRKSYADTIRTILITVHFLHFVKKNPDTFGEIVWNYIGKSFSAYEVLPCKDDLLEHMPTIKEAARRDKDISSSKNLNAFLLETSQKRIDDNECNRAKKRPHFVIETDNDADSGTNDDSDEDEDEQFDHVCALCDDGGELLCCEGRCIRSFHPSVESGVESSCESLGYRNLQAIQTFLCKNCQYQQHQCFACGLLGSSDKSSGAEVFPCVSATCGHFFHPKCVSVLLFPGDECRALELQKQIVAGESFTCPAHKCFVCKKGEDKKTIEMQFAICRRCPRAYHRRCLPRCIAFEPSDYDKNIQRRAWNDLLPSRILIYCMDHKIIPIIGTPKRDHILFPYVVGNANSQSSGPLRILSRRSKVLGALTETSVVNMKKPFEARHNAIKVGDSYGKGKPCKPPTQERGKLKAPLGTKFVFAPQSTSSGKTMNVRPAMPVMKKASSTRELEDNEMKKRMMTLIKNSTSSFNVEEFINEQNRKCIDSNSRKVFTDKAITLGKVQCSVKAIGIALKKLEEGHSIEDAKAVCEPEILTQIFRWKKKLGSYLAPFLNGMRYTSFGRHFTKVDKLKEVVNRLRWYVQDGDTIVDFCCGSNDFSCLMKEELHRMGKKCHFRNFDLIQPKNNFNFEKRDWMTVGLRDLPEGSNLIMGLNPPFASANEFISKALTFRPKLLIVTVPKETKRLDERKNPYDIIWEDDIILAGKSFYLPGSINVHNQQMEQWNINSPPLYLWSRPDWTAKHKAIAIEPGHIGKDSQKWEEEGNKVNTGITNYLMQETHDCYGDFSDIVTSCGDINSLLDDIPEISIGAEYNQNQPFGIPEQEYGLSNRQDVLGYESKDVSETLLAEDMCIDMELSTPTGSPLH; translated from the exons ATGGCATCATCTGACGAAGAGGGCGAAATTGTTCCAAACTGCATAACAAATTACCATTTCGTTGGCTGCAATGGAGAGCCTGTTTCATTTTCCATTTTGCCTCTACAGTGGGGGGAGGAGGATGATGATGACGTAATTGGAGGGGCAGTGAGTAATAATGCGGAGATATTTTTGCGTGGAACTGCGGATGATGGTCTTCAGCACATTTATAAGAAGGTTTTAGCATGGAGATTTGAACTTTCTTATGCCCTGCCTGAAATTCAAGTGCTTTCTAAAGATAAAATTTGGATTAAACTCCTTAAACCTCGAAAAAGTTACGCAGACACTATCAGAACAATACTCATCACTGTTCATTTCCTCCACTTTGTGAAGAAGAATCCAGACACATTTGGAGAGATTGTGTGGAATTACATTGGGAAAAGTTTTAG TGCATACGAGGTACTACCTTGTAAAGATGATCTGCTAGAGCATATGCCAACAATCAAAGAAGCTGCAAGAAGGGATAAAGACATATCTAGTTCCAAG AATTTGAATGCATTTCTTTTGGAGACATCACAAAAGAGGATAGACGATAACGAG TGCAATCGAGCAAAAAAGAGACCCCACTTTGTTATTGAGACCGATAACGATGCTGATAGTGGTACCAATGATGATTCAGATGAGGATGAAGATGAACAATTTGATCATGTTTGTGCTCTTTGTGATGATGGGGGAGAACTTTTGTG TTGTGAAGGCCGCTGCATACGATCTTTCCATCCGTCCGTGGAATCTGGAGTTGAATCTTCTTGTGAATCTCTTGGTTACAGAAATCTACAA GCAATCCAGACCTTCTTGTGCAAAAATTGTCAATATCAACAACATCAATGTTTTGCTTGTGGCTTGTTGGGGTCATCTGACAAATCATCTGGTGCAGAG GTCTTCCCTTGCGTTTCTGCAACTTGTGGACACTTCTTTCATCCTAAATGCGTCTCAGTGTTACTTTTCCCTGGTGATGAATGTCGAGCCTTAGAGCTGCAGAAGCAAATTGTAGCTGGAGAATCATTTACTTGCCCTGCTCATAAATGTTTTGTCTGCAAGAAAGGAGAGGATAAAAAGACAATTGAGATGCAATTTGCAATTTGTAGACGCTGTCCAAGGGCATATCATCGCAGATGCTTACCAAG ATGTATTGCTTTTGAGCCCTCCGATTATGACAAGAACATCCAGAGAAGGGCTTGGAATGATCTTTTGCCCAGTCGTATCTTGATATACTGTAT GGACCACAAGATTATTCCTATAATTGGGACTCCAAAAAGAGACCATATCCTATTCCCATATGTTGTTGGGAATGCAAACTCACAATCTTCAGGACCTTTGAGGATTCTCTCACGAAGGAGTAAGGTTCTTGGTGCTCTCACTGAAACAAGTGTCGTGAACATGAAAAAGCCTTTTGAAGCGAGGCACAATGCTATTAAAGTTGGTGATTCTTATGGAAAAG GAAAACCATGTAAGCCTCCAACACAAGAAAGAGGCAAATTGAAGGCGCCACTGGGTACAAAGTTTGTCTTTGCCCCACAAAGTACTTCTAGTGGCAAGACAATGAATGTCCGACCAGCTATGCCAGTGATGAAGAAGGCCAGCAGTACACGGGAATTGGAAgataatgaaatgaaaaagag AATGATGACTTTGATAAAAAACTCTACCTCTTCGTTTAATGTGGAGGAATTTATTAATGAGCAGAACCGGAAATGTATTGATAGTAACTCTCGAAAAGTTTTCACAGACAAGGCCATTACCTTGGGAAAAGTTCAGTGTTCCGTGAAG GCTATTGGAATAGCGTTGAAGAAACTAGAAGAAGGACACAGCATTGAAGATGCGAAAGCtgtctgtgaaccagaaattctcACTCAGATTTTCAGATGGAAG AAGAAGCTAGGATCTTATCTTGCCCCTTTTCTTAATGGCATGCGCTATACATCTTTCGGTCGCCACTTCACGAAGGTGGACAAACTGAAGGAG GTGGTTAATAGACTAAGATGGTATGTGCAAGATGGTGACACG ATAGTGGACTTCTGCTGTGGCTCCAATGACTTTAGCTGCTTGATGAAAGAAGAACTACACAGAATGGGGAAAAAATGCCATTTCAGAAATTTTGATCTCATACAACCAAAG AATAATTTCAACTTTGAGAAGAGGGATTGGATGACTGTTGGTTTAAGAGACTTGCCAGAAGGATCCAATTTG ATCATGGGGCTGAATCCCCCTTTTGCCTCGGCAAATGAATTTATAAGCAAGGCTCTTACATTCAGACCAAAGCTTCTTATTGTTACTGTTCCGAAAGAAACAAAAAG ACTTGATGAAAGAAAGAATCCATACGATATAATTTGGGAAGATGACATTATCTTGGCTGGCAAG TCCTTTTACCTGCCAGGATCAATTAATGTGCATAACCAGCAGATGGAGCAATGGAACATCAACTCCCCTCCATTGTATCTGTGGAGTCGCCCAGATTGGACTGCTAAGCACAAAGCAATAGCTATTGAGCCCGGGCATATCGGGAAAGATAGCCAAAAgtgggaagaagaaggaaataaagtaaacacagGAATCACAAATTACCTGATGCAAGAAACGCACGATTGCTATGGTGACTTTTCCGACATTGTGACCAGCTGTGGTGACATCAATAGCTTGCTGGATGATATCCCTGAGATATCTATTGGTGCTGAATATAATCAGAATCAACCTTTTGGCATTCCTGAGCAGGAATATGGCTTGAGCAATAGACAAGATGTGCTTGGCTACGAAAGTAAGGATGTAAGTGAAACGTTGCTAGCTGAGGATATGTGCATTGACATGGAACTGTCAACTCCAACGGGTTCCCCACTTCACTGA
- the LOC107811364 gene encoding protein ENHANCED DOWNY MILDEW 2 isoform X2 — translation MLIVVPMMIQMRMKMNNLIMFVLFVMMGENFCECCTALILSVCMSVSCEGRCIRSFHPSVESGVESSCESLGYRNLQAIQTFLCKNCQYQQHQCFACGLLGSSDKSSGAEVFPCVSATCGHFFHPKCVSVLLFPGDECRALELQKQIVAGESFTCPAHKCFVCKKGEDKKTIEMQFAICRRCPRAYHRRCLPRCIAFEPSDYDKNIQRRAWNDLLPSRILIYCMDHKIIPIIGTPKRDHILFPYVVGNANSQSSGPLRILSRRSKVLGALTETSVVNMKKPFEARHNAIKVGDSYGKGKPCKPPTQERGKLKAPLGTKFVFAPQSTSSGKTMNVRPAMPVMKKASSTRELEDNEMKKRMMTLIKNSTSSFNVEEFINEQNRKCIDSNSRKVFTDKAITLGKVQCSVKAIGIALKKLEEGHSIEDAKAVCEPEILTQIFRWKKKLGSYLAPFLNGMRYTSFGRHFTKVDKLKEVVNRLRWYVQDGDTIVDFCCGSNDFSCLMKEELHRMGKKCHFRNFDLIQPKNNFNFEKRDWMTVGLRDLPEGSNLIMGLNPPFASANEFISKALTFRPKLLIVTVPKETKRLDERKNPYDIIWEDDIILAGKSFYLPGSINVHNQQMEQWNINSPPLYLWSRPDWTAKHKAIAIEPGHIGKDSQKWEEEGNKVNTGITNYLMQETHDCYGDFSDIVTSCGDINSLLDDIPEISIGAEYNQNQPFGIPEQEYGLSNRQDVLGYESKDVSETLLAEDMCIDMELSTPTGSPLH, via the exons ATGCTGATAGTGGTACCAATGATGATTCAGATGAGGATGAAGATGAACAATTTGATCATGTTTGTGCTCTTTGTGATGATGGGGGAGAACTTTTGTG AGTGTTGTACAGCTTTAATCTTGTCTGTCTGCATGTCTGTCAGTTGTGAAGGCCGCTGCATACGATCTTTCCATCCGTCCGTGGAATCTGGAGTTGAATCTTCTTGTGAATCTCTTGGTTACAGAAATCTACAA GCAATCCAGACCTTCTTGTGCAAAAATTGTCAATATCAACAACATCAATGTTTTGCTTGTGGCTTGTTGGGGTCATCTGACAAATCATCTGGTGCAGAG GTCTTCCCTTGCGTTTCTGCAACTTGTGGACACTTCTTTCATCCTAAATGCGTCTCAGTGTTACTTTTCCCTGGTGATGAATGTCGAGCCTTAGAGCTGCAGAAGCAAATTGTAGCTGGAGAATCATTTACTTGCCCTGCTCATAAATGTTTTGTCTGCAAGAAAGGAGAGGATAAAAAGACAATTGAGATGCAATTTGCAATTTGTAGACGCTGTCCAAGGGCATATCATCGCAGATGCTTACCAAG ATGTATTGCTTTTGAGCCCTCCGATTATGACAAGAACATCCAGAGAAGGGCTTGGAATGATCTTTTGCCCAGTCGTATCTTGATATACTGTAT GGACCACAAGATTATTCCTATAATTGGGACTCCAAAAAGAGACCATATCCTATTCCCATATGTTGTTGGGAATGCAAACTCACAATCTTCAGGACCTTTGAGGATTCTCTCACGAAGGAGTAAGGTTCTTGGTGCTCTCACTGAAACAAGTGTCGTGAACATGAAAAAGCCTTTTGAAGCGAGGCACAATGCTATTAAAGTTGGTGATTCTTATGGAAAAG GAAAACCATGTAAGCCTCCAACACAAGAAAGAGGCAAATTGAAGGCGCCACTGGGTACAAAGTTTGTCTTTGCCCCACAAAGTACTTCTAGTGGCAAGACAATGAATGTCCGACCAGCTATGCCAGTGATGAAGAAGGCCAGCAGTACACGGGAATTGGAAgataatgaaatgaaaaagag AATGATGACTTTGATAAAAAACTCTACCTCTTCGTTTAATGTGGAGGAATTTATTAATGAGCAGAACCGGAAATGTATTGATAGTAACTCTCGAAAAGTTTTCACAGACAAGGCCATTACCTTGGGAAAAGTTCAGTGTTCCGTGAAG GCTATTGGAATAGCGTTGAAGAAACTAGAAGAAGGACACAGCATTGAAGATGCGAAAGCtgtctgtgaaccagaaattctcACTCAGATTTTCAGATGGAAG AAGAAGCTAGGATCTTATCTTGCCCCTTTTCTTAATGGCATGCGCTATACATCTTTCGGTCGCCACTTCACGAAGGTGGACAAACTGAAGGAG GTGGTTAATAGACTAAGATGGTATGTGCAAGATGGTGACACG ATAGTGGACTTCTGCTGTGGCTCCAATGACTTTAGCTGCTTGATGAAAGAAGAACTACACAGAATGGGGAAAAAATGCCATTTCAGAAATTTTGATCTCATACAACCAAAG AATAATTTCAACTTTGAGAAGAGGGATTGGATGACTGTTGGTTTAAGAGACTTGCCAGAAGGATCCAATTTG ATCATGGGGCTGAATCCCCCTTTTGCCTCGGCAAATGAATTTATAAGCAAGGCTCTTACATTCAGACCAAAGCTTCTTATTGTTACTGTTCCGAAAGAAACAAAAAG ACTTGATGAAAGAAAGAATCCATACGATATAATTTGGGAAGATGACATTATCTTGGCTGGCAAG TCCTTTTACCTGCCAGGATCAATTAATGTGCATAACCAGCAGATGGAGCAATGGAACATCAACTCCCCTCCATTGTATCTGTGGAGTCGCCCAGATTGGACTGCTAAGCACAAAGCAATAGCTATTGAGCCCGGGCATATCGGGAAAGATAGCCAAAAgtgggaagaagaaggaaataaagtaaacacagGAATCACAAATTACCTGATGCAAGAAACGCACGATTGCTATGGTGACTTTTCCGACATTGTGACCAGCTGTGGTGACATCAATAGCTTGCTGGATGATATCCCTGAGATATCTATTGGTGCTGAATATAATCAGAATCAACCTTTTGGCATTCCTGAGCAGGAATATGGCTTGAGCAATAGACAAGATGTGCTTGGCTACGAAAGTAAGGATGTAAGTGAAACGTTGCTAGCTGAGGATATGTGCATTGACATGGAACTGTCAACTCCAACGGGTTCCCCACTTCACTGA